The proteins below come from a single Vitis vinifera cultivar Pinot Noir 40024 chromosome 9, ASM3070453v1 genomic window:
- the LOC104880296 gene encoding uncharacterized protein LOC104880296, with protein sequence MPRVVLLASAHLHNVAFLQPEGGRDDEEMNYFFRLKCEQCGWISENEVCVNMAVQEHAPGSSRRNSRVNLSLKCEGCERQGTITLVLGNGRPLRVDDCTNVPLMVFDCNGTFPVYYSFNGGWSAVTQKLKTPMQESYSGL encoded by the exons atgccGAGGGTTGTGCTTCTTGCATCAGCTCATTTGCATAACGTTGCCTTTCTCCAGCCCGAGGGTGGGAGGGATGATGAAGAAATGAACTATTTCTTTAGG CTGAAATGTGAACAATGTGGATGGATTTCTGAGAATGAAGTATGTGTTAACATGGCCGTTCAAGAACATGCCCCCGGGAGCAGCAGGAGAAACAGCCGTGTGAACTTATCTCTAAAG TGTGAAGGGTGCGAGAGGCAGGGGACAATAACACTAGTCCTCGGAAATGGACGCCCGTTGAGGGTAGATGATTGTACAAATGTGCCACTTATGGTTTTTGATTGCAACGGAACCTTCCCGGTGTACTACTCCTTCAACGGCGGATGGTCGGCCGTTACG CAGAAGCTCAAGACTCCAATGCAAGAGAGCTACAGTGGActgtaa